A window from Neodiprion fabricii isolate iyNeoFabr1 chromosome 2, iyNeoFabr1.1, whole genome shotgun sequence encodes these proteins:
- the LOC124175147 gene encoding acidic proline-rich protein PRP25-like: protein MNLNNNQEGILNPAGIRVDPNQPPPPGVEAQPQCPGGVSVRLRHPVPLQQPGVAWGVNPNPPRPGYHWGNAPPQWYGWRQEPQQPLTPIPELYGERQGLLMAAAVQPPPPPLQSPMMLFRRPLLLPLGGEACSRG from the exons ATGAACC taaacAACAATCAAGAAGGAATTTTGAATCCAGCGGGGATTCGGGTGGATCCGAACCAGCCACCACCTCCGGGCGTTGAGGCGCAACCTCAATGTCCCGGAGGTGTAAGTGTGCGGCTGAGGCACCCGGTCCCGCTACAGCAGCCGGGGGTGGCGTGGGGGGTCAACCCGAATCCCCCACGTCCGGGATACCATTGGGGCAACGCGCCGCCCCAGTGGTATGGATGGCGGCAGGAGCCTCAACAGCCCCTAACGCCG ATTCCGGAACTCTACGGCGAGCGACAGGGGCTGTTGATGGCGGCCGCTGTTCAGCCGCCACCGCCGCCACTCCAGTCCCCGATGATGCTGTTCCGCCGCCCTCTCCTGCTGCCTCTCGGTGGCGAGGCCTGCTCGCGCGGCTAG
- the LOC124175146 gene encoding zinc finger CCCH domain-containing protein 15 homolog: MPPKKVPAPNKKTEMKKKEKVIEDKTFGIKNKKGAKQQKFIQQVEKQVKTGGLNPRKIEDPAAKKLEKEKKLKEQKELALIFKPVQVQKVDKGTDPKSVICAFFKQGQCTKGDKCKFSHDLTIERKAEKRSLYCDMRDDGDDKEGDTMDNWDEDKLKEVVEKKHAAGANKPTTDIICKHFLEAVEKSKYGWFWECPSGLKCIYRHALPPGFVLKKDKKKEEKKDEISLEDLIERERANLGPNQTKITLNSFLAWKKRKLKQKADQAVKDEEKRRNDYKAGHQVGISGREMFSFDPTLAAGDGIEDGDEAFASYDLSDDEDSKGIEYRELNMDELVYDAIEADTEGITVATDDRLKSNVAAETNGETTEVTILGEGATALAINENLFTDEDLEGLEEELGDLDFEE; this comes from the exons ATGCCACCCAAAAAAGTTCCAGCCCCGAACAAAAAAAcggagatgaaaaagaaggagaaagtGATAGAG GACAAAACTtttggtataaaaaataaaaaaggagcCAAACAGCAAAAGTTTATTCAGCAAGTAGAGAAGCAGGTTAAAACTGGAGGTCTCAACCCGAGAAAGATCGAAGATCCGGCTGCCAAGAAActcgagaaagaaaagaagctCAAAGAACAGAAGGAACTTGCCCTGATATTCAAACCTGTTCAAGTACAGAAGGTAGACAAAg gAACCGATCCCAAGTCTGTGATCTGCGCATTCTTTAAGCAAGGTCAGTGCACCAAAGGGGATAAATGCAAGTTTTCCCATGACTTGACAATCGAAAGGAAGGCAGAAAAACGATCTCTTTACTGTGATATGCGTGACGATGGCGACGATAAGGAAGGTGATACCATGGACAACTGGGATGAAGATAAGCTCAAAGAAGTTGTAGAAAAAAAGCATGCAGCTGGAGCTAACAAGCCTACAACTGACATT ATTTGCAAACATTTCTTGGAAGCTGTGGAGAAGTCCAAATATGGTTGGTTCTGGGAATGTCCTTCTGGCCTAAAATGCATATATAGGCATGCTCTGCCCCCAGGATTTGTACtgaaaaaagacaaaaagaaggaagaaaaaaaagacgaaatcTCCCTTGAAGATCTTATTGAAAGAGAAAGGGCTAACTTGGGTCCAAATCAG ACGAAAATTACTCTAAACAGTTTCTTGGCCTGGAAAAAGAGGAAGTTGAAGCAAAAGGCAGATCAGGCTGTCAAAGACGAGGAAAAACGTCGCAATGACTACAAAGCTGGTCATCAAGTAGGCATTTCTGGTAGAGAAATGTTCAGCTTCGATCCTACGTTGGCAGCTGGTGACG GTATTGAAGATGGAGACGAAGCATTTGCTTCATATGATTTGAGCGATGATGAAGATAGTAAAGGAATAGAATACAGAGAATTGAATATGGATGAACTAGTTTACGATGCTATAGAAGCCGATACAGAAGGTATCACAGTTGCTACTGACGATCGACTCAAAAGTAATGTGGCTGCGGAAACGAATGGAGAAACGACAG AAGTAACGATCCTTGGTGAAGGCGCAACGGCCCTGGCAATCAATGAAAATCTATTTACTGACGAAGATCTGGAAGGACTTGAAGAAGAATTAGGAGACCTGGATTTCGAGGAGTAA